The DNA segment AGAGTTCAACAAAAGTCAAACTTTCTCTTTCCAATTCCGGGGCTTTGCGGATCCATTCCAAAGCTTCCAGGTAGTTTCGTTTTTCGTAATATGCCTTTGCGATATAGTAATTTTGATCGGGAATTTTATCATCCGTGGAATGTAAATTCATCGCGAACATCAGCAAATCGTCCCACTTTTCCAGATCGTGAGCAAGCAATACCATCGACGCCCGGGCGTTTTTATGATAAGGATTGATTTGAAGAATTTTTTCCAAATAAAAATACGCTTTTTCAAAGTCCTGTTTTTCCAAAAAATACGTACTCAATTCTTCCCAAGAAACAACTTCCATACCGGGAATCCTGGATTGGACGTCCAGAAGAAGGATCGTTTCTTCTTTTCTATTTTGTGTGTTGAGTGTTTTTCGAAGTTCCTGAATCTGATTCTTTTTTGCGGATTTTAGATAGACAGAAATTTCTTCTTTCGCTGAGTCGTATTCGTCTATAAGATAGTGCATCCGGATCAAGTTTGAAAAGCAGATCGGATTCGATTCAGAAAGTCTGAGACATTCTTTCCAAGCGGATTCTGCGTCGTCTAAAAGCGAATTTTTCGCGAATAGAATTCCGAGATTATTTTTTTCCTCCGCAGTTTTACCCTTTCCTCTGAGATCCCTTACTTTCCAAAGCGAAGAGATCGTTTCCAGTTCCGTTTGGGAAAATTCTGAGGAATTTAGATATAAAAAGGCAGAATCAGCCTCCAGGGTTTCTGCATCCCGAATCGGATAAATACAACCGTTTAATTGGAAGACCACAACAAAGACTATCAATAAGAATCGATTCCAAAACACTTTCGTCGGCTGCCCGTTCTGGATCGTTTGAATTTTCAAACTTTGTTTAGAGTCAGTGCTTTGCTGTTTTTGGCAATTCAGCTCTTTCAATTCAATATAACACTTTTTATGAATCGTGTTATAGATCGCTCGTTTCCTGCGCACTTGATTCTTCCAATTGTTTCTGAGCATAGAGCATATACTTTAGAGCCCGTTCTTTATCACCATGGAACAAATACATAAGTGAAAGATCAAGTGCATCCTGAGGATTGGGAGGCGCGAAGTCTTCCGGATTTTCCTTACTCATTTCAAATTTGGAACGGAACTCATCTAATTTATTCTTCGTAAGTTTTTCCAAAGAATCGAAAAACGCGGATTCTTCCGGATTTTTTTTTGCTTCTTCGATTGTATCCGAAAAACGAGTGAATCCCTTGGATTGAGAGGTCGCTTGTTTGAGAATTTCAAAAGATTGTTTGAAATTTCCCAAACGAGTATGAACTTCCGAAAGTAACACCTGCATTCTGGAATCTCCAGGATAGAGTTTGCTTACTTTGTTTGTGGTTTCGAGACATTCCTGCCAACGCTCTTTTTCGAAATATAAGGTCGCGAGTGCGGTCCATGCCATTCGATTTTTCGGATCCAGACGAATTGCGTTTTTGAGATAGAGTTCTGTTTTTTCATCCTTTTCGAGCAGGCGATAGCAATATGCGAGCAGGATATGAGATTTCAAAAATTTCTTTTCGATTTCGAGTGATTTTTTTAAAGAACGAATTGCGGTCTCGATCTCCTCGATTCGGTAGAGTTCGACGCCGATATTATAGTAAAGCTCCGGGGTTTTACCTATCGTTAACGCTTTTTGATAAATCTCGATCGCTCTTTTTGAGTTTCCTTGTTTGGAGTAGAGAGCTCCCAGGTTTAGATATGATTTTTGATACTTGGGTTGTTCGCGAATTAAGGTTTCGTATAATTGAATCGCTTCCGGGTGTTTGCCTTCTTTTTCCAGTGCTAAGGCCTGATTGAATATTTTACTGATATCGGTCCCGGTCATATACAAACTATCGGATTCAATTCCCCTCCGGACAACTGAAAAAGTTGTAATGAAATTTTTCAATTCTACCGATTGGATAAAGGAATCACTAGGACCCGAGGGAACAAATGAAACAAATAGCAATTTTAGTTGCCCTAATTATCTTTACGTCTTGCGCTTCTGTGGAATCCAAACGCAGCATCAGTGCATCCGGAGATCCATCCGAAATTTTCTTTGAAAAAGAAATCGTGCCGATGGATAGAGAATCCGGTTCCAATTCCGCTTCTCAGAAACCTGCAAAAAGATCTTTTGAGGAAGAACTCAACGTTGAAAAATATGCAAAGGCTCAACCTCCCGAAAAAACAAACAATTCTTCCGGAGATTTTGACGAGATCGGTATGTCTTCCTGGTATGGGTCCAAGTTTCATGGAAAGCCGACCGCGAGCGGAGAAAAGTTTGATAAAACAAAACTGACCGCAGCGCATCCGACTTTACCGTTAGGTTCGATCATTAAGGTGCAGAATCTTGAAAATCAAAAAGAAGTTTTAGTCCGCATCAACGATAGAGGACCTTTTGTAAAAGATAGAATTATCGATCTTTCCGAAAAGGCGGCGGATACTCTTGAATTTAAGGATTCGGGTATCGCAAAAGTGGGAATTAAGGTCGTTAAACGCGGCGGGTCATCCGGAGAAGAATCGGAAGATCTTGAAAATTCGGATGATGAAGAGGCTCTTTTAGGTGATGAATCCGGAAAACCAGAAAAGCTGAATCCTCAAAAAACGGATTATCCGAATAAACCGGTTGCGGCAGGTAAGTATATCAAAGGCTCTCCGAAAGGTTATACGGTTCAAGTCGGTGTTTTTCGCGATCAAGGAAGAGCGGAAACGTATAAGTCCAATTTAGGACAAGAATACGGAGAGAAGACATTTATGTTTACGAGAGACGGTCTGTTTGTAATCCAATTGGGAGATTATACAAGTAAAAACGGTGCGGATTCACTAAAGTCAAAATTAAAAACGGACGGAATCGACTGCTTCATTCCAAAAAAGTAATTTAGTAAGAATTGTTCCTTGGTATAAAACCCTGTGTTTCCAATCACAGGGTTTTTGTTTTTAGCGATGAGCTCTGCAACTTTCCTGTTTCATTCTGCCTCTGCAGATTTCTTTAGCAAGTTCGATCATCGCAAATCCGCAAGTGGTTAAACTCGGGTTTGTGCAACCCGGATCCGTAAGAAGAAGAAATGTATAACATTTATCGAATTCCTCGATATCTTTGGAACAGATTTGTTCGCTGGATGCAAGGGCGTTACAGTTTACAATTCCAAGTAGAAGAGATAACGAGAGCAATAAGGGAAAAATCTTTTTATTCATGCGGCTTATCCTATCGATTTAGAAAGAAAAAATCAATTCCGAAAAGTATGTAATTTTATTTGTTTTTAGGTCAAAATTTTTTGTTTCCGAAGTTTTTAAAATTCACAAAGAAAAATTTAAATTCCACCACCGTGGATGAATTCATCCAAAATTTCTTCCAGATTGTCTCTGCTTTTTTCTCTGCGGGGAAGAGTTCCGTCCTTGTTTAAGGCACGGATTTCTTTTTCGAGACCCTCCATCCGTTCTAGTAGAATGGAGAATATCTTTGCGACGGGATCCGGGATTTCATTGTGATCCAGCATATGTTCGCCTTCTTCGCCGATCGGCATCTTTGACCGAACCACTTTGGCCGGAATTCCGACCACGGTAGTATCATGAGGAACGTCCCTCATAACGACGGATCCCGCTCCTACACGGACATTTCTACCGATCGTGATATTGCCCAAAATTTTTGCCCCGGCTCCGACGACTACGTTTTCGAGCAAGGACGGATGACGTTTCCCGGATTCTTTTCCGGTTCCTCCGAGCGTTACACCCTGATAGATGAGACAGCCCTTGGCGATGATCGCGGTTTCTCCGATCACAACCCCATGACCGTGGTCAATCATAATTCCGTTTGCAATTTGAGCGCCGGGATGAATGTCAATTCCAGTAATGAATCTGGAAAAAGTATTGATCATCCTTGGTAATAAAGAGAGTCTCATCCGATACAGAAGATGGGAAACTTTGTGAAACCAAAGAGCATGAAGACCCGGATAACAGAGTATAATTTCCAGATACGATTTGGCGGCTGGATCATACTTTTTAATAAATTTAATATTCTCGAACAAATGTTTGTCTCCGGGATCTATTAAGTAAAAGGCTAAAAATTCGCGATACGATGTAAAGAGGATTCTTTCCAGTAAGAATAGAATATACGATTGAAACAGTCCCGATTTTCAACTCACCTAATTTTGTTTGTCCTTACGTTTTTGACTCTCACGTTTCAGAATGAATTTTTTAAGATTCCTTTTTTATCCGTTTCATACTTAAAAGAATTGTTTCTGATTAGACTGCCGTATTCTCTTTCGCTGATTGTAATTCTGCTTTCTCACGAGATGGGTCACTATTTTGCGGCGCGATACTACGGTGTCAAAGCGACATTACCGTATTTTATTCCGATTCCGTTTGCACCGATCGGAACGATGGGAGCGGTGATTCGAATTTTAGAACCCATTCGGAACAAAAAACAATTATTTGATATAGGAATCTGGGGACCGTTGATGAGTCTGCTTCTTTCCGTGCCTTGTTACATTCTCGGGATTTATTGGTCGTCTCTGGTTCCGATAGAAGATTTAAAAGGAAATCCTGCCGTCATTTCTTTCGGAGAATCCCTATTTACGATTTTTGTAAATCAATGGGTGTTCGGACCGTTTGATCCTTCCGTTCAAGACGTTTGGATTCATCCTTTGGCAAAAGCTGGTTGGGTGGGATTGCTCGTAACGGCAATTAATTTATTGCCTTTCGGACAGTTGGATGGTGGACACGTTATTTATTCTATTTTCGGTGAAAAATATAGGAATTGGATTTATTATCTTTTTATAGGTTTTTTGCTTTTATGTTTGTGGAATTTCTCATGGTTGTTGTGGGGTTTTTTAATTTATTTCATCATAAAAGTAGAACACCCTTTTGTCCCTGACCCGATGGTTCCCTTGGATCAAACACGAAAGATCGGCGGCCTTTTGATTTTGCTTACGCTGATTTTTATTTTTGTGCCTTCGCCGATCCAACTTGGAACTGATATAAATAAACCCGGTTTTGCAGAGGAGCTATGGATTTTATTCAAGTCTGTTTTTTCAGGATTTTAGTAGTTTTGAGTTTTGTTGTTTCGATACCGGCCTTTCCACAAGATCCGGATATCAAACTTACCGAAAGCGTGCACGGATTTGCGTATGACGGAACTAATTTTTGGTATATAGATTCTTCTCATCGATCTTTGTATCGTGTAGATTCATCCGGCAAACAGGAATCGTTTCCGTTGAACATTCCGTTTCTTACCGGAATCCATTTTGATTCACGCGAAGGTAGAATCTACGTTGCAGCAAGAAAGCTTGTGCTTAAGATAGAGCCGAATACCGGCGGTGTCACCGAACGAATTTCCGTTCCGATCGAAAAGATCGGAGGAATCGCGAGTCAAGATTCCCTTTTATACATTCTCGATCAGGAGAATGGAAAAATTTCCATCTTGGATAAAGCAACCGGAAAGATCGTCGGAGGATTTTTAACGGATAGGGCTCAACCACGGGATCTTGCTTTTGCAAGAGATTCTCTTTGGGTCTCGGATTCTTCCGATGGAAATATTTATCGATACAATCCGAATAACGGCGCGATTACCGGTTCGATAAAAACTCCTGCTAAGGACATTCGAGGAATGGCTTTTCTCGGCAGCAAGATCTATGTTGTGGATCGAACGGGCAAGGAAGTACGAAAGATTTCCTTTGTGGAAACGGATCGTTTTATCGCCTCGGGAGAAACAACTCGTCGGATTAAAGTGCGTCTAACGTTCTCACTCGATGAATTGTCCATTGCGGGCGGTTTTTTGGGTTTATCTCAGCCACCGACTACGGAACATCAAAGAATTCGGAATTTAAAAATGACCGAATCCGGTTTTAAGCAGGATTTTATAGGAAACGCAAGGGCCTTTGTAAAAACTCTCGGAGTGGATGACAAAAAAGGAAAACAAATTTTAGAATATTCTTTTGAAATACGTACTCAAAATATCCGTTATTACGTAACGGATGATTTTTTGGAAAAAACGGAAACGATCGGCGACGATCTCAAACCGTTTTTAAAAAACGAATCTCTTGAAAAACAGAAAAATTCTTATTACGTGGATAAGGTTTTTGATACGAGGTTATTTAGAAATAATATCTCTTCTTTAAAAAAAACATTACTGGACTCTAATATTCCGGTTCGTTCTCAATATACTGCAACGATCAACGGTCCGAATTCGATTTCGTTTAAAGATACTTTGGAAGTTTATATTCCCGGTTTTGGTTGGGCTCCGATACAAAACGTTAAACCGGCTTCGGATGAATCTTCCCGCGTTTTTAAAAAGGGAGAGGAAAGTATCGATCTATTTCGCGCCGAAAATTGGGAGGATATTTCTTCTCCGATATTTTACAAACCTCGCGATTCGGAAGAATGGAAAAAGATTCCCGCGGAGATTCAGATTAGTTTGGAATGATTATCATAGGTTGAATCAAGAATCTTTTTTTTAAATTCGAAATCGAGTCAGAGCTGTAATCGGGCTTTAAGATTTGGCTGAGCGAAATCTAAAAGAAATCATCATTTTTTGAGTTTAAAAAAATTCTCCCTTGTAGAAACGTATTTTATCTTGCACAAACCTTCTTTACTTTTTTTAATTCGCATTTTGAATCATAGAGGGTAAGCCGGCTGTTTTAAAAAATTTCTTTGCCTGAATCGAAAGAGTGATGGCTCTTCCCGTCATCAACATTGCAATAGACAACCAGAGCAAATGATTGTTTTCAAATATTTTTCCGAAATACGCGACCGGTAAAAAAAAGAATACGACGCTGATCAACATTGAGTTTCTCAAAATTTTGCCCCGAGTAAGTCCGATAAAAAAACCGTCTAACACAAAAGCAACGGCCCCGATTTCCAAAACGGGCAACAACCAGTATTGATAATCCACGAGAAGAGAAATAACTTCACTGCTTTTTGTAATCGTTCCGAACGTAAAATTCGGAAACACGAATATAAATGCAACGAAGAACGATGTAAAAAGAAAACTCGTATACAAAGCCAAATACAACAGTCCCTTGAGAGCCTTTCCATTTTTTTCTCCGTAGAGATTGCCGGCCAAA comes from the Leptospira sp. WS92.C1 genome and includes:
- a CDS encoding tetratricopeptide repeat protein; translated protein: MTGTDISKIFNQALALEKEGKHPEAIQLYETLIREQPKYQKSYLNLGALYSKQGNSKRAIEIYQKALTIGKTPELYYNIGVELYRIEEIETAIRSLKKSLEIEKKFLKSHILLAYCYRLLEKDEKTELYLKNAIRLDPKNRMAWTALATLYFEKERWQECLETTNKVSKLYPGDSRMQVLLSEVHTRLGNFKQSFEILKQATSQSKGFTRFSDTIEEAKKNPEESAFFDSLEKLTKNKLDEFRSKFEMSKENPEDFAPPNPQDALDLSLMYLFHGDKERALKYMLYAQKQLEESSAQETSDL
- a CDS encoding tetratricopeptide repeat protein encodes the protein MKIQTIQNGQPTKVFWNRFLLIVFVVVFQLNGCIYPIRDAETLEADSAFLYLNSSEFSQTELETISSLWKVRDLRGKGKTAEEKNNLGILFAKNSLLDDAESAWKECLRLSESNPICFSNLIRMHYLIDEYDSAKEEISVYLKSAKKNQIQELRKTLNTQNRKEETILLLDVQSRIPGMEVVSWEELSTYFLEKQDFEKAYFYLEKILQINPYHKNARASMVLLAHDLEKWDDLLMFAMNLHSTDDKIPDQNYYIAKAYYEKRNYLEALEWIRKAPELERESLTFVELWKRILLSVNPNADLHPLVPYIKKMQVKGLQIREEDILPTLYPSGKKAVEDIKVGR
- a CDS encoding site-2 protease family protein — translated: MFVLTFLTLTFQNEFFKIPFLSVSYLKELFLIRLPYSLSLIVILLSHEMGHYFAARYYGVKATLPYFIPIPFAPIGTMGAVIRILEPIRNKKQLFDIGIWGPLMSLLLSVPCYILGIYWSSLVPIEDLKGNPAVISFGESLFTIFVNQWVFGPFDPSVQDVWIHPLAKAGWVGLLVTAINLLPFGQLDGGHVIYSIFGEKYRNWIYYLFIGFLLLCLWNFSWLLWGFLIYFIIKVEHPFVPDPMVPLDQTRKIGGLLILLTLIFIFVPSPIQLGTDINKPGFAEELWILFKSVFSGF
- the cysE gene encoding serine O-acetyltransferase, with product MFENIKFIKKYDPAAKSYLEIILCYPGLHALWFHKVSHLLYRMRLSLLPRMINTFSRFITGIDIHPGAQIANGIMIDHGHGVVIGETAIIAKGCLIYQGVTLGGTGKESGKRHPSLLENVVVGAGAKILGNITIGRNVRVGAGSVVMRDVPHDTTVVGIPAKVVRSKMPIGEEGEHMLDHNEIPDPVAKIFSILLERMEGLEKEIRALNKDGTLPRREKSRDNLEEILDEFIHGGGI
- a CDS encoding septal ring lytic transglycosylase RlpA family protein, which produces MKQIAILVALIIFTSCASVESKRSISASGDPSEIFFEKEIVPMDRESGSNSASQKPAKRSFEEELNVEKYAKAQPPEKTNNSSGDFDEIGMSSWYGSKFHGKPTASGEKFDKTKLTAAHPTLPLGSIIKVQNLENQKEVLVRINDRGPFVKDRIIDLSEKAADTLEFKDSGIAKVGIKVVKRGGSSGEESEDLENSDDEEALLGDESGKPEKLNPQKTDYPNKPVAAGKYIKGSPKGYTVQVGVFRDQGRAETYKSNLGQEYGEKTFMFTRDGLFVIQLGDYTSKNGADSLKSKLKTDGIDCFIPKK